The following are encoded together in the Theileria orientalis strain Shintoku DNA, chromosome 1, complete genome genome:
- a CDS encoding haloacid dehalogenase-like family hydrolase, producing MTKYFALDMDKTFYIEDSKKFRKNIDTFIELNRRCIVPFFCTGRSYHSAMNLVGNEFVNKTGYMGYPGVYSNGAVVYGPDGSLISHSYFLKDFIQKFVKYITDNNLCGQTIFGDTEMSYSIAELDNDFKDYPKQKNITAFEIISPNEVINKKITSIHINKHVQIDELSDKFTTKVCANETTFHISPKGITKAFGVKMLLHSIGLTPKECLFIGNGENDIELLEFCGSSYAVGNANDDVKKAAKTVLKEDYDKGAFQKAARLISRFLGNHDNISKLFEQLKEAKTRKELLNFKFNINTSQRLNQVNGFCHVGPLKLKETSNNLKCVDNEPKYTSNITSLLDNTHNHTAYKANKNVIIDCFEDLALLRSKKQDLALFLLESLNVVLNDLEFEEVCRLLKHICNLKLNDTSVDCKIQTLYKNLLTRVNYLVTQMLSDMRGVVKIDGLPKYSKDYESNGTNKDLVTDLKGSKHLDETWKLWYNLTKKGDAKARNTCTLLLSLLELETGWIFKSDIRRVCRTLDAIVGECESFSKLEERCILKLVKRLGWLLLNETINGNEKQYIKNNNITPIHLKKLFCNIAKISKISPKVLVNSFKLSNTSQSFGNLIAISRRVFESEGAKLKTVEEDYENESRFVSEEVTKRINELNFKSNKLFLKIFAYSVDIIKFIDYLLMDQLNEEEEFEERYKGISGLKSELIRFSEEILSKVQVKSEDLIISECRSMYYLALTTSLNRCGIDNKTQDLSKNTETMIKSVNNNMNMPSEWDPGDTRKSVCASDVNKMTTKYVQYLLYADKVISFIDELRLDLEKINDTYEMCKLYAEKLSNNYKVIMDKSEDNHVLQTIYVTMLNKYNLLSKEVYLEFLSKISQIKSWNSWSGKEISMLCDLFSRTREKLGPPDNKDNKSYQAPYMIRTCLKSLLDYYILHGNVYKLGNREFISLISCMNAIEDFIFSSSSNIGSLIRDEILNRIDSMNFNQLIKLLLNLSNHVDEQLRGEVLKKMENLDCICDISNLVELNDKEVTSRVLARYKIEIVDKRYVLFEKYVKNKFLKRYGKVNYNKNYTTEEKFTILANQLM from the exons ATGACAAAATATTTTGCTTTAGATATGGataaaacattttatatcGAAGATTCCAAGAAATTTAGGAAGAATATCGATACTTTCATCGAGTTGAATAGAAGGTGTATAGTTCCTTTCTTTTGCACAG GCCGATCTTATCATTCTGCGATGAATTTGGTGGGCAATGAGTTTGTGAATAAGACCGGTTATATGGGTTACCCCGGTGTTTATTCAAACGGAGCCGTGGTATACGGACCCGATGGAAGTCTTATAAGCCACtcgtattttttaaaagattttattcaaaaatttgtaaaatatatcacTGATAACAATCTTTGCGGTCAAACGATATTTGGTGATACAGAAATGTCATATTCAATTGCCGAGTTGGATAATGACTTTAAAGACTATCctaaacaaaaaaacattACCGCTTTTGAAATAATCAGCCCAAATGAAgtcataaataaaaaaataacaagcATCCACATAAATAAGCATGTTCAAATCGATGAATTAAgtgataaatttacaacaaAAGTATGTGCAAACGAAACAACCTTTCACATTTCGCCAAAAGGAATAACAAAAGCATTTGGGGTTAAAATGCTACTTCACAGTATAGGATTGACGCCCAAAGagtgtttatttattggcAATGGTGAAAACGATATTGAACTACTAGAGTTTTGTGGATCATCATATGCAGTTGGCAATGCAAATGATGATGTAAAAAAGGCAGCCAAAACAGTTTTAAAGGAAGATTACGACAAGGGAGCGTTTCAGAAGGCAGCCAGACTGATTTC AAGATTCCTAGGAAACCATGACAACATATCGAAGTTATTTGAACAGTTAAAAGAAGCTAAAACCAGAAAAgaattgttaaattttaaatttaatataaacacaagCCAAAGACTCAATCAAGTAAATGGTTTTTGTCATGTTGGTCCGTTAAAGCTTAAAGAAACaagtaataatttaaaatgtgtagacaaCGAGCCCAAATACACTTCAAATATTACATCGTTATTGGATAATACACACAATCACACAGCTTATAaagcaaataaaaatgtaattaTCGATTGCTTTGAAGATTTGGCACTGTTGAGAAGTAAAAAACAAGACTTAGCCCTGTTTCTATTAGAGTCTTTGaatgtagttttaaatGACTTGGAATTTGAAGAGGTATGTAGATTGCttaaacacatatgtaACCTGAAGTTAAACGACACTAGTGTAGATTGCAAGATACAAACGCTGTATAAAAACTTGCTAACAAGAGTAAATTATCTAGTGACTCAGATGCTTTCAGACATGAGAGGAGTAGTCAAGATTGACGGTCTCCCTAAATATTCAAAGGACTATGAAAGTAATGGCACTAATAAAGACCTGGTAACAGATTTAAAAGGCTCTAAGCACTTGGATGAAACGTGGAAACTGTGGTACAATTTAACGAAGAAAGGGGATGCGAAGGCCAGAAACACGTGCACACTCCTGCTATCACTACTGGAATTGGAAACTGGATGGATATTTAAATCGGATATAAGAAGAGTCTGTAGAACACTGGACGCTATAGTGGGAGAATGCGAATCATTTAGTAAATTGGAAGAAaggtgtattttaaaactggTAAAACGGTTAGGATGGCTACTATTAAATGAAACAATAAATGGAAATGAAAAGCAATACATAAagaacaataatataactCCAATACACCTAAAGAAATTGTTTTGTAACATCGCAAAGATATCGAAGATATCGCCAAAAGTATTAGTGAATTCATTTAAGCTGAGTAACACATCACAATCATTTGGTAATCTAATAGCAATATCGAGAAGAGTGTTTGAAAGTGAAGGGGCTAAGCTCAAAACAGTAGAAGAAGATTACGAAAATGAGTCACGATTCGTTTCAGAAGAGGTGACTAAACGCATAAATGAGTTGAATTTTAAGTCTAATAAGCTATTTCTGAAGATATTTGCATATAGTGTCGATATAATAAAGTTTATAGACTATTTGTTAATGGACCAGTtaaatgaagaagaggaattTGAGGAAAGATACAAAGGAATAAGTGGATTAAAAAGTGAACTAATAAGATTTTCAGAAGAAATACTGTCAAAAGTACAAGTAAAAAGTGAAGATTTGATAATATCTGAATGTAGAAGCATGTATTATCTGGCGCTTACAACATCACTAAACAGATGCGGAATAGATAATAAAACACAAGATT TGAGTAAAAACACGGAAACAATGATTAAgagtgtaaataataacatgAACATGCCGAGTGAATGGGATCCAGGTGACACGAGAAAGAGCGTATGTGCTAGTGATGTAAATAAGATGACCAcaaaatatgtacaatatctACTGTACGCGGATAAAGTGATTAGTTTCATTGATGAATTAAGACTagatttagaaaaaattaatgacACATAtgagatgtgtaaactatATGCGGaaaaattatcaaataaCTACAAGGTGATTATGGACAAAAGTGAAGATAACCATGTACTGCAAACAATATACGTAACAATgttaaataagtataacCTCTTATCAAAAGAAGTATACTTGGAATttttgagtaaaataagtcAAATTAAGAGTTGGAATAGTTGGAGCGGGAAGGAAATATCAATGTTATGTGACTTGTTTTCAAGGACACGGGAGAAACTAGGTCCACCAGACAACAAGG ACAACAAAAGTTATCAAGCACCGTATATGATAAGAACTTGTTTAAAATCACTTTTAGACTACTATATATTGCACGGTAATGTGTACAAGTTAGGAAACAGGGAATTCATATCGTTGATAAGCTGTATGAACGCCATCGAAGACTTCATTTttagtagtagcagtaacatTGGTAGTTTAATAAGGGatgaaatattaaacagGATTGATAGTATGAATTTCAATCAGCTGATTAAGCTATTGTTGAATTTGTCAAATCACGTAGACGAACAGCTGAGAGGAGAGGTActgaaaaaaatggaaaactTAGATTGTATATGCGACATTTCAAATCTAGTCGAGTTAAATGATAAAGAAGTAACCAGCAGAGTGCTAGCAAggtataaaatagaaattgTTGATAAAAGGTATGTACTGTTTGAAAAGTATGTGAAAAACAAGTTTTTAAAGCGGTACGGAAAAGTAAATTACAATAAGAACTACACAACGGAAGAAAAGTTCACGATTTTAGCAAATCAGTTAATGTAA
- a CDS encoding nucleosome assembly protein produces the protein MKRNLEEDPKSKQALADLADPAKNPLIPFLSEFDEVQKALMSLDEECANEQMNIQRMFDKKKQPYYDKRQEIIDNIPGFWCKALTHHPALCYLTSADIPVLEQLKSIELYDNLDNNGSYKLTLNFSDKASEFMSPLSLTKHVVFNNNKENVKECTKITWKPGKSPVDEAIKARKNDKCIDWSLFEWFTEEEWLNRPDIGEIIRREVWHAPLAYYMDTVSVDFFDDEYEMLDDEDEV, from the exons ATGAAGAGAAACTTAGAGGAGGACCCCAAATCCAAACAGGCTCTCGCTGACTT GGCTGACCCTGCTAAGAACCCTCTCATTCCTTTCTTGTCCGAATTCGACGAGG TTCAGAAGGCCCTCATGTCGCTCGACGAGGAGTGCGCCAACGAACAGATGAACATCCAGAGGATGTTCgacaagaagaagcagccCTACTATGATAAGCGCCAG GAGATTATTGATAATATCCCTGGATTCTGGTGTAAGGCGCTGACACACCATCCTGCCCTGTGCTACCTCACTTCCGCAGACATTCCCGTGTTAGAACAACTTAAGAGCATTGAGCTTTACGACAACTTGGATAATAATGGCTCCTATAAACTGACTTTG AATTTTTCTGACAAGGCTTCTGAGTTCATGAGTCCACTTTCCCTCACCAAACACGTTGTTTTCAACAATAACAAGGAGAACGTCAAGGAGTGTACTAAGATTACCTGGAAACCAGGCAAG AGTCCTGTCGACGAGGCTATTAAGGCCAGGAAGAACGACAAGTGTATAGACTGGTCCCTGTTCGAGTGGTTCACTGAGGAGGAATGGCTCAATCGCCCAGACATTGGTGAAATAATAAGGCGCGAGGTATGGCACGCGCCCCTCGCCTATTACATGGACACTGTATCCGTTGACTTCTTCGACGACGAGTATGAAATGCTCGacgatgaagatgaagttTAA